The Yersinia entomophaga nucleotide sequence AAAACGCCTACCGCCATAGATCAGAACAGAAATAAGGGAAATAGCGCAGATAACCAACGGCAAAAACTCGTTAAAACTCATAATCCTTTACGACTCCAGCTTCCATGCTCAATAAAATGTTATCGGCTACACAGAAAAATCTAAAACCGGTATCGGCGCATTACCGAAACACTTGAACCTTTTCTATCAATGGATAGAGAGGAAATATTCTATAAGCGGCTAATTTAACCGACACATTTATTTACACGGCGCATATTATCAGTTCCTGACAATACCGAAAGTTATCCTTTTCTTTGGTTCTCATCTTTTATTCCTTATTTTTTATAAGGATAAACAAGTCTTTTCAGCCCTATCTGCGCTTTCACCACCTTTATGTTCAAAAAAACGATAACCTGCGGCGCTCCTTAAAACCGCATATTCATGACGGCTATCACATTCGCTACAGAGAAATTTCCCAAGCCAGACCACAGCGTCTAGATTGAAATAAAAATCTCATCCGACCACTTGCCCGAGAAGCTGCGAGGAGGGGAAATAATAATAACAATTTGGTGGTATCTAATATCACCAAAGCACTCGATGGAGACTGCAATGATCGCTTATCCCAACCTGCTCGCCCCGCTGGACCTCGGCTTTACTACACTAAAAAACCGCGTTCTGATGGGCTCCATGCATACCGGGCTGGAAGAACTACCCGATGGACCTGAACGTATGGCTCGGTTTTATGCCGAACGGGCAGCTGCTGGCGTTGGCCTAATCGTGACCGGCGGTATCGCGCCCAATAAAAAAGGGGTGGTTTATCAAGGCGGTTCGATGCTGAGCGATGAAGGTCAGGTGGCTCATCATCAAATTGTCACCGATGCCGTTCATCAGGCTGGAGGGAAAATAGCGCTGCAAATTCTTCACGCTGGACGCTATAGCTACCAAAAACAGCCCGTAGCTCCTTCTGCCCTGCAAGCGCCAATCAATCCTTTTTCACCTCAGGCACTTACTACGGAAGAAATTGAACAGACCATCGCGGATTTTGCTCGCTGCGCGCGGTTGGCTCAGCTGGCGGGCTATGATGGCGTCGAAATCATGGGCTCAGAAGGTTATCTGATTAATCAGTTCCTCGCCGCTCGCACCAATCAACGTACCGATGAATGGGGCGGAAGTTTTGAAAAACGGATGCGTTTTGCCGTGGAAATTGTGCAGGCAGTGCGTCAGGCAACCGGTGAGAAATTTATACTGATCTATCGGTTATCCATGCTGGATCTGGTAGATGAAGGCTCAGACTGGCATGAAATAGAACAACTGGCGCTGGCAATTGAACAAGCCGGAGCCACTCTGATTAACACCGGTATTGGCTGGCATGAAGCCCGGATTCCGACCATCGCCACCATGGTGCCACGCGCCGGATTTAGCTGGGTAACGCGCAAGTTAATGGGCAAAGTCACGATCCCATTGATCACCACCAATCGCATTAACGATCCGGCGGTCGCAGAAAAAGTGCTGGCCGACGGCTGTGCCGATATGGTTTCCATGGCACGCCCTTTCCTCGCCGATCCGGAATTTGTCCGAAAAGCGGCAGAAAACCGAGCGGACGAAATCAATACCTGTATCGGCTGCAATCAGGCCTGTCTGGATCAGATATTTGAAGGCAAGCTGACCTCTTGTCTGGTTAATCCTCGCGCCTGCCGCGAAAGCGAGATGCCGATACAAGTGACACCCGTACCCAAGCGCCTGGCCGTTATTGGCTCTGGCCCTGCCGGTCTGGCTTTTGCGACTACCGCAGCCAGCCGCGGGCATCAGGTGACCTTATATGACGCAGCCGACCGCATCGGTGGGCAATTCAATATCGCCCGACAGATTCCCGGCAAAGAAGAATTTAACGAAACTTTGCGTTATTTCCGGCGACAGCTTGAAATTCAAGGCGTGAATACGATGCTAGGGAAGCATATTCAGGCTGCGGAACTGGCAGAGTTTGACGAAGTTATTCTGGCCTGTGGCATTGTGCCACGCTTACCCGTTATTGAGGGAATCGAGCACCCGAAGGTTCTCACTTATCTCGATGTATTGCGTGATAAAAAACCGGTTGGTCAACGAGTGGCTATTATCGGCGCTGGCGGTATCGGCTTTGATACGGCGGAATACCTCAGTCAATCCGGGGAATCGACCAGCCTGAACAGTGAGGCTTTCAACGCCGAATGGGGAATTGACCAAAGCTTGAATCACCGCGGAGGTTTGGCTCCTCAAGGCCCCGAACTATCGCCTTCTCCACGCCAAATTTTCCTGTTGCAACGTAAAGCGAGCAAAGTGGGCGAAGGATTGGGAAAAACCACCGGTTGGATTCACCGCACCAGCCTGACCATGCGTGGCGTAAAAATGCTGAATGGCGTGAGCTATGACCGGATTGATGATGAAGGTTTACACATGACCCGCGGCGAGCAATCGACCTGTCTGCCGGTGGATAACGTGATTATTTGTGCCGGACAGGAGCCACGCAGAGAACTGTATCAACCGCTGCTGGATATGGGGAAAAAGGTGCATTTAATCGGTGGAGCAGACGTGGCTGCCGAGTTGGATGCACGGCGCGCCATCGATCAGGGCACGCGATTGGCTTTAGCTATCTAATATTGCGGATCAAAAAGGGGAGCCTCAGCTCCCCTCTGCACGATTAAAAATCGCTGTAAGACATATCCAGGCTGCCTGAGCCGCCGCCCTCGGAACGAGAGCTGGAGCTGGTTTTCACCGCTTTCAATACGACAAATTTCTGATTGGAATCGATGGTTTCACAGTTACCAAACAGGCGATTCAGCTTATGGTAGTAGTCCAAATGACGGTTACCAACAATCATTAGCTCACCACCGGTTTTCAGGCAACGTTTCGCATCACAAAACATCTGCCAGGCGACGTGATCACTGACGGTATGTTGTTGATGGAAAGGAGGATTACAGAAGACCATCTGCAAACTTTCACGTTCTACGCCAGCAAGACCGTGGCTCACCATAAACTCGCAGCGCGCCAGATCCTGCGGCAAATTGCGCTCAATATTCAAACGGCTGGAAGCCACCGCCATATAAGACTCATCCACGAACAGCATTTCTGCATCCGGATTCTGCTCAACGGCAATCAGCCCGACCACGCCGTTCCCACAGCCCAGATCGGCCATTTTTCCACTCAGATTGTACGGCAGGTTTTCCATAAAGAAACGCGCGCCGATATCCAGATTGTTGCGAGAGAAAACGTTAGCGTGATTATGAATTACATAATCAGTGCCGCCCAGCTTCCAATCGGTGGTTTCAGGTGTTTCTGTCAGCGGTAAATCAGCCACTTCACAGTGAATCAGTCGCGCTTTTTTCCATGCCAGGCTGGTTTTGGTTGGGCCTAAAATACGCTCAAACAGCTGCAAAGTAGAATTGTGTACGTCACGGGCTTTGGCGCCAGCAATAATAATGGTATCGGGAGCCACCACGCGACGCAGCGCCTGAAGTTGATGTTCCAGTAATGCCAACGCTTTAGGAATCTTAATCACAACCAACGCCGGAGCCTCAGGTAAGGCATCCATACTGCTCAGCAAAGTCACCGCGTTATCATCCAGACGGTTCAAATGCAGATTGTGCGCGGTACCCAACTGGCTC carries:
- the rlmG gene encoding 23S rRNA (guanine(1835)-N(2))-methyltransferase RlmG, which gives rise to MSQLDLETQSLRLERFPQQEDSSNLQAWEAADEYLLKNIDISKVGGRPVLLFNDQFGALACALHASNPYSVSDSYMSQLGTAHNLHLNRLDDNAVTLLSSMDALPEAPALVVIKIPKALALLEHQLQALRRVVAPDTIIIAGAKARDVHNSTLQLFERILGPTKTSLAWKKARLIHCEVADLPLTETPETTDWKLGGTDYVIHNHANVFSRNNLDIGARFFMENLPYNLSGKMADLGCGNGVVGLIAVEQNPDAEMLFVDESYMAVASSRLNIERNLPQDLARCEFMVSHGLAGVERESLQMVFCNPPFHQQHTVSDHVAWQMFCDAKRCLKTGGELMIVGNRHLDYYHKLNRLFGNCETIDSNQKFVVLKAVKTSSSSRSEGGGSGSLDMSYSDF
- a CDS encoding NADPH-dependent 2,4-dienoyl-CoA reductase — encoded protein: MIAYPNLLAPLDLGFTTLKNRVLMGSMHTGLEELPDGPERMARFYAERAAAGVGLIVTGGIAPNKKGVVYQGGSMLSDEGQVAHHQIVTDAVHQAGGKIALQILHAGRYSYQKQPVAPSALQAPINPFSPQALTTEEIEQTIADFARCARLAQLAGYDGVEIMGSEGYLINQFLAARTNQRTDEWGGSFEKRMRFAVEIVQAVRQATGEKFILIYRLSMLDLVDEGSDWHEIEQLALAIEQAGATLINTGIGWHEARIPTIATMVPRAGFSWVTRKLMGKVTIPLITTNRINDPAVAEKVLADGCADMVSMARPFLADPEFVRKAAENRADEINTCIGCNQACLDQIFEGKLTSCLVNPRACRESEMPIQVTPVPKRLAVIGSGPAGLAFATTAASRGHQVTLYDAADRIGGQFNIARQIPGKEEFNETLRYFRRQLEIQGVNTMLGKHIQAAELAEFDEVILACGIVPRLPVIEGIEHPKVLTYLDVLRDKKPVGQRVAIIGAGGIGFDTAEYLSQSGESTSLNSEAFNAEWGIDQSLNHRGGLAPQGPELSPSPRQIFLLQRKASKVGEGLGKTTGWIHRTSLTMRGVKMLNGVSYDRIDDEGLHMTRGEQSTCLPVDNVIICAGQEPRRELYQPLLDMGKKVHLIGGADVAAELDARRAIDQGTRLALAI